GTCGTGCGTGGAGACCACCGTGCCGGAGACCGGCCAGTCGCACTGCATGCGCGCGCAGTACGCGTGGAAGTCCTCCGGCGACACCCCCGGCCGGCCCGGATCGCCGCCGACCTCGGTCGCCGACAGCAGCGGCACATACCGGTAGAACGCCGTATCCTCCACCGACTTGGCGCGCAGCGCCGCCGCGGTCTGCGCGAACCGGGTGCGGAACTCCACGCGGTCGGCGTGGTCCGCGGCCGACACGTCACCGGGCGGCTCGACCAGCAGCCCGCGCACGATGCCGACGGCCTCCGCCTCCTCGGGCACCCCGAAGGCGAGCCGGGCCTCCTCGGCGGCCTCCTCGGTGACGACGGCGGCGGCGTCACCGGAGGCGTACGGCCGGTACACCCGCATCCGGACCAGCAGCTCCTCCACGGCCGTACGCAGCGCCCAGGGAGCCCGGTCGCGCAGCGCGAGGTCCGGCGCGGACGCGCACAGCCGGGTGGCGACCCGGGTGAGCCGGCCGGCCTCGGCGGCCAGCTCGTGCGTGAGCACCTTGTACGCGGCGCGCCGTACCGTCGCGTCCCAGTTCCCGCCCCGGTCCGCCTGCGGGGCCGCGAACACCCGGTACCGGCCCAGCAGTTCGTACGTCCCTGCCGGGTCCGTGAACAGGCCGTCGACCTGGCGCAGGGCGTCGTAGCCGGTGGTGCCCGCGACGGGCCAGGTCCGTGGCAGCCGTTCGCCGTCGGCGAGGATCTTCTCCACCACCGTCCAGCGCCCGCCGACCGCCTCGTGCAGCCGCGTGAGATAGCCGTCGGGGTCGGCGAGCCCGTCGGGATGGTCGACGCGCAGCCCGTCCAGCACGCCCTCGCCGAGCAGCTGGAGGATCTTGGCGTGGGTGGCGTCGAAGACCTCCGGATCCTCCACGCGCACCCCGATCAGCTCCGAGATGCTGAAGAACCGCCGGTAGTTCAGTTCGGTGCGGGCCAGCCGCCACCACACCGGGCGGTACCACTGGGCGTCCAGCAGCTCCGGCAGCGGCAGTTCCGCAGTGCCCGCGCGCAGGGGGAAGGCGTGGTCGTGGTAGCGCAGCACGTCACCGTCGACCACGAGGTGCTCCAGCTGTGAGCCGACCGGACCACCGAGCACCGGCAGCAGCACCCGCCCGCCCTGCGCCGCCCAGTCGATGTCGAACCAGCGTGCGTACGGCGAGCCGGGCCCCTCGCGCAGCACCTCCCACAGGGCGCGGTTGTGCCGGGGCGCCATCGCCATGTGGTTCGGCACGAGGTCGGCCACCAGGCCCAGACCGTGCTCCCGCGCGGTCCGCGCCAGTGACCGCAGGCCTTCCTCGCCGCCCAGTTCCTCACGCACGCGCGCGTGGTCCACGACGTCGTAGCCGTGCGTGGAGCCGGGCACGGCCTCCAGGACGGGGGACAGATGCAGGTGCGAGACACCGAGCGACGCCAGGTACGGTACGGCCGCGGCCGCGGCGGCGAACGGGAACGCGGGCTGGAGCTGCAGCCGGTAGGTGGCCGTGGGCACCGCCGGTCCGGGTCGCGCAGACGTCATGGAAACCTACGTACCCAGCCCGCCGTCTTTCGTGTCATCGGCCTCTGCACGGACCGGTCAGCTGCTGCCGTGCGTGTCGTTGCTGGGACGGCTGCCGACGGCCACCGGCCGGTTCGGCAGCGTGCTGCTCGCCGACCGGTACGGGCAGCGGACGGTCGTGACGGTCTTCTCGCTCGCCAACGCGCTCGCCGTGGCGCTGCTGGTCACCGGAGCGCTCGCGGGGCTTCCTGCGCCCGTCCTTGCCCTTCTGGGGGCCGCCGCTCGTCGGACCGCTGGCCCACACTCGTCTGGTCGCCCTGGTCGCCCTGGTCGCCCCGCCGGCGCGCCCGAGGCGACCGTCGGCGCTGCGCTCTCCTTCGAGAGCACCCTGGACGAGATGTCGTTCGTCCTCGGTCCGGCACTCGTAGGGATGGCTGCGGTACTCGCCCATCCGGCCTATGCCATGGCCGGCGAGGCGCTCCTGGTGAGCCTCCGCGGCACCGCCTTCGCCCTGCACCCCACGGCCCGCGCCTCGTGGCACCCGAGCGCGAAGTGCCCGCGGACTCCCCGGCCCCCGGGCAACCCGCCATTGCACCCAGCGCAGGAAACCCGCCGCAGCACCCACGGACGAAGAGCTCACCGTCGTACCCGCCCGCGAACAACCCACTGTCGCAGCCATACGCCGGGCCCCGCCCCCCCCGCCCGGCCCCGCACACGTGCCTCCCGCACGCCCTCGCTGCCCCGCTGTATCCCCGCTCTGCTCGCCGCCCTCGCGCTCCAAGGTGCGGTGTTCGGGGCCTGCCAGGCCGGGATCACCGCGCTCATCAGTCGGCTCGGGCAGGAGGGTCAGGCGGGGCTCGTGTACGTCGCGATGGGTGTGATGAGCGCCGTGGCCGGGTTCGGCGTGGCCGCCGTGCCGGAGCGGTTCGGGCCCCGGGCGCGGTGGCGGCTGGCGACCGGGGCCTGCTGCGTGCTGTCGCTGTCGCTGCCGCTGCCGCACCGCCGGGCTGCCCGGCCTGTACGTCGTCGTCACGGTCCTCGGCGTCACCTACGCCCCGCACCTCATCACCGTGTCCGGGCTGCTGGAGCGCGCGGTCGCGCCGGCCCGGCCGAGGCGATGGGCACCGCCACGAGTGCGCTCGTCGGCGGCCAGGCCCTGGCGGTCGCCGTCGCCGGCCGCCTCGCCGGCTCCTACGGCCCCGCGGTGGTCTTCGCGGTGGTGAGCACGGCGACCGCGCTCGCCTTCGTCCTGGCGCTGACGACACGCCCCACGACCCACCGGGGCCCGTGTGAAAACGCCCCCCACGCGCGCGTACCCCCTGACACGCCCCGCCCCGCCGCCCCGCTACGCCGGCCGCTGCAGCACCGTCAGGCTGCGGTCGGGCAAGGTGATCCGGTCACCCGCGTCGACCTTCGTGCCGGCCCCCGGCGGCACCCCTTCCGGGTG
The genomic region above belongs to Streptomyces sp. CG1 and contains:
- the treY gene encoding malto-oligosyltrehalose synthase; this encodes MTSARPGPAVPTATYRLQLQPAFPFAAAAAAVPYLASLGVSHLHLSPVLEAVPGSTHGYDVVDHARVREELGGEEGLRSLARTAREHGLGLVADLVPNHMAMAPRHNRALWEVLREGPGSPYARWFDIDWAAQGGRVLLPVLGGPVGSQLEHLVVDGDVLRYHDHAFPLRAGTAELPLPELLDAQWYRPVWWRLARTELNYRRFFSISELIGVRVEDPEVFDATHAKILQLLGEGVLDGLRVDHPDGLADPDGYLTRLHEAVGGRWTVVEKILADGERLPRTWPVAGTTGYDALRQVDGLFTDPAGTYELLGRYRVFAAPQADRGGNWDATVRRAAYKVLTHELAAEAGRLTRVATRLCASAPDLALRDRAPWALRTAVEELLVRMRVYRPYASGDAAAVVTEEAAEEARLAFGVPEEAEAVGIVRGLLVEPPGDVSAADHADRVEFRTRFAQTAAALRAKSVEDTAFYRYVPLLSATEVGGDPGRPGVSPEDFHAYCARMQCDWPVSGTVVSTHDTKRSADVRAALAVLTECPGRWAELLAGVTRSEVDLGVPDGQLAWAAWQTVFGLGPAEEERVRQALLKHVREAGMYTSWTEQEPPYEEAVAAFVAAGPCGPPGERVAAFRKALEPHIRANVLGTALVHLTMPGVPDLYQGTEGEYRALVDPDNRRPVAFPPEAPGEKDALTAAALLLRARRPEAFGAAASYGPLAAEGPAAGHCVAFARSGAVVTAVTRLSLRLAEAGGWHETRLTLPPGRWADLLTPGREFTSHARVADLFERLPVVLLERVEEE